Proteins from a genomic interval of Sugiyamaella lignohabitans strain CBS 10342 chromosome C, complete sequence:
- the SLN1 gene encoding Sln1p (Histidine kinase osmosensor that regulates a MAP kinase cascade; transmembrane protein with an intracellular kinase domain that signals to Ypd1p and Ssk1p, thereby forming a phosphorelay system similar to bacterial two-component regulators; GO_component: GO:0016021 - integral component of membrane [Evidence IEA]; GO_component: GO:0005887 - integral component of plasma membrane [Evidence IDA] [PMID 10198019]; GO_component: GO:0016020 - membrane [Evidence IEA,IEA]; GO_component: GO:0005886 - plasma membrane [Evidence IEA,IEA]; GO_component: GO:0005886 - plasma membrane [Evidence IDA] [PMID 14665464]; GO_component: GO:0005886 - plasma membrane [Evidence ISS] [PMID 8808622]; GO_function: GO:0005524 - ATP binding [Evidence IEA,IEA]; GO_function: GO:0009927 - histidine phosphotransfer kinase activity [Evidence IDA,IMP] [PMID 12455952]; GO_function: GO:0016301 - kinase activity [Evidence IEA]; GO_function: GO:0046872 - metal ion binding [Evidence IEA]; GO_function: GO:0000166 - nucleotide binding [Evidence IEA]; GO_function: GO:0005034 - osmosensor activity [Evidence IDA] [PMID 12821642]; GO_function: GO:0000156 - phosphorelay response regulator activity [Evidence IEA]; GO_function: GO:0000155 - phosphorelay sensor kinase activity [Evidence IEA]; GO_function: GO:0004673 - protein histidine kinase activity [Evidence IEA]; GO_function: GO:0004673 - protein histidine kinase activity [Evidence IDA] [PMID 8808622]; GO_function: GO:0004871 - signal transducer activity [Evidence IEA]; GO_function: GO:0016740 - transferase activity [Evidence IEA]; GO_function: GO:0016772 - transferase activity, transferring phosphorus-containing groups [Evidence IEA]; GO_process: GO:0035556 - intracellular signal transduction [Evidence IEA]; GO_process: GO:0006469 - negative regulation of protein kinase activity [Evidence IGI,IMP] [PMID 9482735]; GO_process: GO:0007234 - osmosensory signaling via phosphorelay pathway [Evidence IDA] [PMID 8808622]; GO_process: GO:0018106 - peptidyl-histidine phosphorylation [Evidence IDA] [PMID 8808622]; GO_process: GO:0000160 - phosphorelay signal transduction system [Evidence IEA,IEA]; GO_process: GO:0016310 - phosphorylation [Evidence IEA,IEA]; GO_process: GO:0046777 - protein autophosphorylation [Evidence IDA] [PMID 8808622]; GO_process: GO:0007165 - signal transduction [Evidence IEA]; GO_process: GO:0023014 - signal transduction by phosphorylation [Evidence IEA]), with protein MKAAQVTQAVGSLNGQSILLSSRTFVQNLLATYYTTGMIEPDDSNLKQAELSVESTDDVISAALFALNLNQVVLIPSLDGVNDTAPPDELLPATFMTTEQLSNYTSVYDSYVLGPVKVGNRFYMSFTRLVVQNTADFTYKNIGGNSSSDRGNNIGYITVVTRAKPIFSVIKDPTGLESTGDMALVQLQRGNLDGTFSANGSYILGTYVLPTTFQQTLYNTTFVLGTYKEINPLEGFPGSFINEASVYNGKNSGGYAPASVLNAQWTVLIYQDHEVIYGPLYRLRNMLLIAVFSIGVGMFIGTMFLSSWAVKPILRLQSATEQSANNSSNSSWPGSDKGKKKWLKWLTPWVFFRSSNHRQGPRSRQMQRGPADPFHDFYGNEKPNHTAADGHSPLTNSDTVAWYVPILERVGLRPSDNRRGSGNSSLANNIGDNDNALERRMSASSTGFRIPEKVSTRRRIKDELTDLTEKFNEMTDELRKQYSILEERVIERTREIESARLSAEAANASKSLFIANITHELRTPLNGILGMTAVSMDEEDPKKIQESLKIIFKSGELLLHLLTELLTFSKNQVGNEDLEEKEFMIPEAVTQLNAIFGEQSKTAQIDLSIVCVTEGLTDLVFYGDINRILQIVINLISNSLKFTPKGGRVDVTISGIISKHVRESVAEESGRSTKTGASSHKSSISSASPLTSRRRSSNERTPKRYPSEVLSEISGKQENSTFTKDTSSIETAATKTTTSNELEIDDPHYRQDIDDEIHDKVTALQPREHQTDVSHSGHEDHDSDSPDDETATVIFQVSDTGPGIAPHMQNRIFEAFVQGELALSQRTGGAGLGLSICRQLATLMGGTVELSSELGKGSTFTFKVPLHVVKDGSKYVFADLSTVKDWPEYEVYNFDTIERRAEEAVEDVNSRMVRWSMSNPVPSTAGTASSANNTGATYTGETAGTSATTANLVSNTAPSLASRVSSNTSILSSHLTHNGKSFESHSEAEQRKSEVPRRPPMARNTSHRSREDEKKICFPVSVLVAEDNKVNQEVMIRMLKLEGIENITIANDGLEAIAKLNAALADSGKGYDIIFMDVQMPNLDGIEATKNIRNDIHFNGPIVAVSAFADSSNIDDCLSAGMNHFLAKPLRRPHLHRLLLSVLIKEGQTEDCTAATKEAS; from the coding sequence ATGAAGGCCGCTCAGGTGACCCAGGCGGTGGGGAGTTTGAATGGCCAGTCGATCCTGCTCAGTAGTAGGACGTTTGTGCAGAATCTGCTCGCTACTTATTATACGACGGGTATGATAGAACCCGATGATTCGAACCTGAAACAGGCTGAATTGTCGGTTGAATCGACTGACGATGTCATTTCAGCCGCTTTGTTCGCATTGAATCTCAATCAGGTGGTACTGATTCCTAGTTTAGACGGTGTCAATGATACAGCTCCACCGGACGAGCTGCTGCCTGCGACATTTATGACTACTGAACAGCTTTCGAATTATACAAGCGTATACGACAGTTATGTTTTGGGCCCTGTGAAAGTGGGCAACCGGTTTTATATGTCGTTTACGCGACTCGTGGTTCAGAATACGGCTGATTTCACTTACAAAAATATAGGAGGTAACAGCTCGTCTGATCGAGGCAATAATATTGGCTATATCACAGTCGTGACAAGGGCAAAACCGATATTTAGCGTCATTAAAGACCCTACTGGACTCGAGTCGACCGGTGATATGGCTCTTGTACAGCTTCAAAGAGGTAATTTAGACGGCACGTTCAGTGCAAATGGGTCGTATATTTTGGGGACTTATGTCCTGCCAACCACTTTCCAGCAGACTTTGTATAATACTACGTTTGTGCTAGGGACGTATAAAGAAATCAATCCCCTAGAAGGGTTTCCTGGATCTTTTATTAATGAGGCTTCGGTTTATAATGGCAAGAATTCCGGCGGTTATGCGCCTGCGTCGGTTTTAAATGCCCAATGGACTGTGCTTATTTATCAGGATCATGAGGTTATCTATGGACCTCTTTACAGATTACGCAATATGTTACTTATTGCAGTGTTTTCCATTGGCGTGGGCATGTTTATTGGAACAATGTTCTTGTCAAGTTGGGCAGTGAAACCAATATTGAGGCTCCAATCTGCTACTGAACAGTCGGCGAATAATTCAAGTAACTCGTCGTGGCCTGGTTCGGATAAAGGCAAAAAGAAGTGGCTGAAATGGCTGACTCCATGGGTTTTCTTTAGATCATCGAATCATCGACAAGGTCCTAGAAGTCGACAGATGCAGAGAGGACCTGCTGACCCTTTTCATGATTTCTACGGAAATGAGAAACCCAACcatactgctgctgatggccATAGCCCATTGACTAATAGCGATACTGTAGCATGGTATGTGCCGATTCTAGAACGAGTTGGTTTACGACCCAGTGACAATCGTCGAGGCAGCGGCAATAGCAGTCTAGCCAATAATATTGGCgataatgataatgcaTTAGAGAGAAGAATGTCAGCGAGTTCGACAGGATTTCGAATTCCCGAAAAAGTCAGTACTCGACGACGAATTAAAGACGAGCTGACAGACTTGACTGAAAAGTTCAACGAAATGACCGACGAGCTTCGAAAGCAGTATTCAATTTTGGAAGAGCGTGTTATTGAACGTACGAGGGAGATTGAAAGTGCTCGATTGAGTGCTGAAGCTGCAAATGCATCAAAGTCACTGTTCATTGCTAACATCACCCACGAGTTGCGAACTCCGCTCAATGGTATTCTAGGAATGACTGCTGTGTCTatggatgaagaagatccGAAAAAGATTCAAGAATCGCTTAAAATCATTTTCAAATCTGGTGAACTGCTGCTTCACTTGTTGACTGAATTACTTACTTTTTCAAAGAATCAAGTAGGAAACGAGGATttagaagagaaagagttTATGATCCCCGAGGCGGTAACTCAATTGAATGCTATTTTTGGAGAGCAAAGCAAGACAGCTCAAATCGACTTGTCAATTGTCTGTGTGACAGAGGGATTGACAGATTTGGTGTTCTATGGTGATATCAACCGTATCTTGCAAATTGTCATTAACCTCATTTCCAACAGTCTTAAGTTCACTCCAAAAGGCGGACGGGTCGACGTGACGATATCGGGTATTATCAGTAAACATGTTCGGGAATCTGTCGCTGAAGAGTCTGGTAGAAGCACTAAAACGGGTGCCAGTTCACATAAATCGTCTATTTCATCGGCCTCTCCTCTAACTTCTCGAAGAAGGTCGTCTAATGAAAGGACTCCCAAGAGATACCCCAGCGAAGTCTTATCGGAAATTTCTGgtaaacaagaaaacagTACATTCACAAAAGACACATCATCCATTGAAACAGCAGCTACCAAGACTACTACTAGCAACGAGTTGGAAATAGACGACCCGCATTATCGTCAGGATATAGATGACGAGATACACGACAAGGTGACAGCATTACAACCACGAGAACATCAAACAGATGTTTCACATTCTGGTCATGAGGACCATGATAGCGATAGTCCAGACGACGAGACAGCCACAGTTATTTTCCAGGTCAGTGATACTGGTCCTGGTATTGCTCCACATATGCAGAATCGCATTTTCGAAGCATTTGTACAGGGTGAGTTAGCATTGTCACAGCGGACAGGAGGAGCTGGTCTAGGCTTGTCCATCTGTCGACAACTAGCAACGTTAATGGGAGGTACAGTAGAATTATCATCCGAGCTTGGAAAGGGGTCAACATTCACATTCAAAGTTCCTCTTCATGTTGTCAAAGACGGATCCAAGTACGTGTTTGCAGATTTATCAACCGTTAAAGACTGGCCTGAATACGAGGTTTATAATTTTGATACCATTGAACGACGGGCTGAAGaggctgttgaagatgtcAATTCCAGAATGGTCAGATGGTCGATGTCGAATCCTGTTCCAAGTACGGCTGGTACGGCATCATCTGCTAATAACACTGGTGCGACTTATACCGGAGAAACGGCCGGTACATCAGCAACTACAGCAAATTTAGTGTCCAACACGGCACCATCACTAGCCTCAAGAGTCTCATCCAACACATCGATCCTATCGTCACACTTGACTCATAATGGCAAGTCGTTTGAGTCACACTCCGAGGCGGAGCAGCGGAAATCCGAGGTACCTCGACGACCTCCAATGGCTAGAAATACGTCTCACCGCAGTCGCGAGGACGAAAAGAAGATATGCTTCCCAGTGTCGGTACTAGTTGCCGAAGATAATAAAGTTAACCAAGAGGTCATGATACGAATGCTTAAACTTGAGGGGATCGAGAACATCACCATTGCTAACGACGGCCTGGAAGCCATTGCCAAGCTTAATGCTGCACTTGCCGACTCTGGAAAGGGATACGATATCATTTTTATGGATGTCCAGATGCCCAATCTCGACGGAATCGAGGCCACCAAGAACATTCGAAACGACATCCATTTCAACGGACCCATAGTGGCAGTGTCAGCATTTGCCGACTCGTCTAACATAGACGACTGTCTCAGTGCTGGAATGAACCATTTTCTTGCCAAACCGCTCCGCCGACCACATTTGCATCGACTGCTCCTCAGCGTCCTCATCAAAGAAGGCCAGACCGAAGATTGCACCGCCGCCACCAAAGAGGCTAGCTAA
- the BST1 gene encoding Bst1p (GPI inositol deacylase of the endoplasmic reticulum (ER); negatively regulates COPII vesicle formation; prevents production of vesicles with defective subunits; required for proper discrimination between resident ER proteins and Golgi-bound cargo molecules; GO_component: GO:0005783 - endoplasmic reticulum [Evidence IEA]; GO_component: GO:0005783 - endoplasmic reticulum [Evidence IDA] [PMID 8862519]; GO_component: GO:0005789 - endoplasmic reticulum membrane [Evidence IEA]; GO_component: GO:0016021 - integral component of membrane [Evidence IEA]; GO_component: GO:0016021 - integral component of membrane [Evidence ISM] [PMID 12192589]; GO_component: GO:0016021 - integral component of membrane [Evidence ISS] [PMID 8862519]; GO_component: GO:0016020 - membrane [Evidence IEA]; GO_function: GO:0016787 - hydrolase activity [Evidence IEA]; GO_function: GO:0016788 - hydrolase activity, acting on ester bonds [Evidence IEA]; GO_function: GO:0050185 - phosphatidylinositol deacylase activity [Evidence IGI] [PMID 14734546]; GO_process: GO:0006888 - ER to Golgi vesicle-mediated transport [Evidence IMP] [PMID 8862519]; GO_process: GO:0030433 - ER-associated ubiquitin-dependent protein catabolic process [Evidence IMP] [PMID 11673477]; GO_process: GO:0006505 - GPI anchor metabolic process [Evidence IEA]; GO_process: GO:0006505 - GPI anchor metabolic process [Evidence IGI] [PMID 14734546]; GO_process: GO:0006886 - intracellular protein transport [Evidence IEA]; GO_process: GO:0006621 - protein retention in ER lumen [Evidence IMP] [PMID 8862519]; GO_process: GO:0015031 - protein transport [Evidence IEA]; GO_process: GO:0006810 - transport [Evidence IEA]; GO_process: GO:0016050 - vesicle organization [Evidence IGI,IMP] [PMID 8862519]): MSWSRPVYTRVEGFTSSQSRMGNKYAIYLYREGGIDPAEVVVSRSNVPVLFIPGNAGSYKQGRSIASYCAKKTAELVGSGEGPAPKLDFFLADFQEDFTAFHGRTLLDQAQYLNDAIEYILSLYQGENGEGDGAPAPTSVVVIGHSMGGIVARTLVTLPNYIPESINTIITLSTPHTLPPLTFDKDITVIYDKVNQYWRRAFAKEKRYLQVGTSEQENEQENDRENDRENDLDHGPLAETSLISVTGGQSDTMVPSDYTAISSIVPASHGFTVFSSAVPFVWTGVDHLAMVWCAQLRQAVGDALFDIVDTTKPHRTIPLSSRMSVFKKHLLSGFEEEARQEDTDVPIHKIVLDHWNGVAQLLEVPDINGKLAIGPLSPNSAVWAPDYLKTSVKGKSPVLLCRLPQQVNSTSLAHLPSDYIDWTTGSGPEGQQSVLECVDLHQYSPKFPLVTDLSAIYPFEYDHGRHLSVHVQQDEHEKFPLIVHAVNKNTESHLTISPANSIVKITDSLLRLAFVGRTIRISNPFTHVSLDSVSSSLLSYKVRLNSAPFTSQCSTRQTYFLPYIRQYIDEPHESRIHVNALNRPITVVSHGASPFVPNTLPKTNVHLQVFVPQFSCADSESIMYSLSVSIDLLASLGNLAIRYRTLIASLPLAITCLIFLLQLEAYNGKGIFISFGDGLNAFTKGPLLILLLVCQVLYFALSQPFMRSIFLSLQIPSEYDNISALQDFNPDINQNDIFVGTSEVSLWGIVPLLILVSTGLCYMVHYLLKLLIDLSIFLPTFGSSSEPEPDLATNEITKDPKPRTLSTTKPQRRRRTIITSIVSLFVLFFIPYQIAFLAVFLRQLVNAGSSLRKIKLGSKQNNNNNNGDNSTINSILSTIRLNNNLYNFNMTIAIMFLWVSIINTPLLVIWIHNLSLQWSIAFSSRNNILAVLPSILLVQENASGSMLPRMSGRLQRGFTLVILSYISIYATLYGFLHTYMLHHLVNYLAAWLLVIYFDDPGVRTRVGRFLS, from the coding sequence ATGTCATGGAGTCGGCCTGTTTATACTAGGGTAGAGGGCTTCACGTCGTCGCAGTCGAGAATGGGCAATAAATATgccatttatttatatagaGAAGGAGGCATTGATCCGGCCGAGGTGGTTGTTTCTCGGAGTAATGTGCCGGTACTGTTTATTCCAGGAAACGCTGGAAGTTATAAACAGGGTAGATCCATTGCCTCGTACTGTGCTAAGAAGACGGCCGAGCTAGTTGGTAGTGGAGAAGGTCCAGCTCCGAAACtggatttctttttggcagATTTTCAGGAAGATTTCACGGCTTTTCACGGCAGGACGTTGTTGGATCAAGCCCAGTATTTGAATGATGCCATTGAATATATCTTATCATTGTATCAGGGTGAGAATGGCGAAGGTGATggagctccagctcctACGTCGGTTGTGGTTATTGGCCATTCTATGGGTGGGATAGTCGCTAGGACGCTGGTGACGCTGCCTAATTATATTCCAGAATCAATCAACACCATAATCACCCTGTCTACTCCTCATACACTGCCACCACTCACCTTTGATAAGGATATTACCGTCATATATGACAAGGTCAATCAGTACTGGCGACGTGCTTTTGCCAAGGAGAAGAGGTATCTCCAGGTAGGAACGTCTGAACAGGAGAATGAACAGGAGAATGACCGGGAGAACGACCGGGAGAACGACTTGGATCATGGTCCTCTGGCTGAAACTTCGTTGATTTCTGTGACCGGAGGCCAGAGCGATACCATGGTCCCGTCAGACTATACAGCTATATCATCTATTGTGCCAGCGAGTCACGGATTCACGGTGTTTTCGTCGGCTGTGCCGTTTGTGTGGACCGGAGTCGACCATTTGGCAATGGTGTGGTGTGCTCAGCTCAGACAAGCTGTCGGCGACGCTCTGTTTGATATTGTAGATACTACCAAACCACACCGGACAATCCCACTTTCGAGTAGGATGTCTGTATTTAAAAAGCACCTGCTGTCTGGTTTTGAAGAGGAAGCTCGTCAGGAAGACACAGATGTACCTATTCACAAAATTGTACTGGATCATTGGAATGGAGTAGCACAGCTCTTAGAGGTTCCTGATATCAACGGGAAACTTGCCATTGGTCCATTGTCGCCAAACAGTGCGGTATGGGCTCCTGACTATTTAAAAACTAGTGTCAAAGGCAAGAGTCCTGTGCTTCTGTGTCGGTTACCACAGCAAGTAAACAGCACCAGTCTTGCTCATCTGCCATCTGACTATATCGATTGGACGACAGGTTCTGGACCCGAGGGTCAACAAAGTGTTTTAGAATGTGTCGATCTTCATCAATACTCACCTAAATTTCCACTGGTTACCGACCTAAGTGCCATATATCCGTTTGAGTACGACCATGGGCGGCATCTTTCTGTTCATGTCCAGCAGGACGAGCACGAAAAGTTCCCACTTATCGTTCATGCTGTGAATAAGAACACAGAGAGTCATCTCACCATATCACCAGCTAACAGTATCGTCAAAATAACCGACAGCTTATTACGGCTTGCATTTGTGGGCAGAACCATTCGCATTTCCAACCCCTTTACCCATGTATCTTTAGACTCCGTttccagcagtctcctcTCATACAAAGTACGACTGAACTCTGCTCCTTTTACCAGCCAGTGCTCCACCAGACAGACGTATTTTCTCCCCTACATTCGTCAGTATATCGACGAGCCTCACGAGTCGCGTATCCACGTCAATGCTCTCAACCGACCCATCACTGTGGTTAGCCATGGTGCTAGTCCATTCGTGCCAAACACTTTACCAAAAACTAATGTTCATTTACAGGTGTTTGTTCCTCAATTCAGCTGTGCTGACAGCGAGTCTATCATGTACAGTTTGTCGGTATCGATTGATCTGCTCGCCAGTCTAGGTAACCTGGCAATTCGCTACCGAACTCTGATAGCCAGCTTGCCACTCGCCATTACATGTTTAATCTTTCTGTTACAGCTCGAAGCCTATAATGGCAAAGGCATATTCATATCGTTTGGTGACGGCCTCAACGCATTCACCAAAGGACCACTTCTAATCCTGTTATTAGTATGCCAAGTCCTCTACTTTGCTCTATCACAGCCATTTATGCGGAGCATATTCCTTTCATTACAAATCCCGTCCGAATACGACAACATTTCCGCTCTTCAGGATTTTAACCCTGACATCAACCAAAACGACATATTTGTAGGAACTTCCGAAGTCTCTCTATGGGGTATTGTCCCGTTACTCATTCTAGTGTCCACTGGTCTCTGCTACATGGTCCACTATCTCCTCAAACTTCTCATCGACCTCTCGATATTTCTTCCCACTTTCGGATCCAGCAGCGAGCCAGAACCAGACCTAGCAACCAATGAAATAACCAAAGACCCCAAACCAAGAACCCTATCAACGACCAAACCCcaacgacgacgacggaCAATAATCACCAGCATCGTGTCACTTTTCGTGCTCTTTTTCATTCCATACCAGATAGCATTTCTAGCGGTGTTCCTGAGACAGCTCGTCAACGCTGGCAGTTCACTGCGCAAAATCAAGCTGGGATCCAAAcaaaataacaacaacaataacgGTGACAATAGTACCATCAACTCGATCTTATCAACGATTCGGCTCAATAACAACCTGTACAATTTCAACATGACCATCGCCATCATGTTCCTGTGGGTGTCCATCATCAACACCCCACTGCTAGTGATCTGGATCCACAACCTGTCACTGCAATGGTCCATTGCGTTCTCATCGCGCAACAACATCCTCGCCGTTCTTCCCAGCATTCTATTAGTCCAAGAAAACGCTTCCGGATCCATGCTGCCGAGAATGTCAGGTCGACTTCAAAGGGGATTCACACTCGTTATCCTCTCCTACATCTCCATCTATGCCACCCTCTACGGCTTCCTCCACACGTACAtgctccaccacctcgTCAACTACCTCGCGGCCTGGCTCCTAGTAATCTACTTCGACGACCCCGGCGTCAGAACCCGAGTCGGACGATTCCTATCGTGA